The following proteins come from a genomic window of Megalobrama amblycephala isolate DHTTF-2021 linkage group LG1, ASM1881202v1, whole genome shotgun sequence:
- the LOC125262556 gene encoding duodenase-1-like isoform X2 translates to MTIIISLLLLASLLPHLTFTAHVNVGIVNGSEARPHSRPYMVSLQTYGHHICGGFLISDQFVLTAAHCWNGYDILMVVVGAHDLRDSKSSDHIRVKSYIPHPNYKSNPYRIDADIMLLKLEKKVNLNNKVGVIPLPNEGKDVKPEAACSVTGWGRLMTDGSGDSGGPLVCGNTAVGITSFGQPGQCNSPERPNVYTKISAYIQWIRTVIGNV, encoded by the exons ATGACCATCATCATCTCTCTGCTCCTGTTGGCCTCTCTGCTGCCACACCTGACCTTCACTG CTCATGTGAATGTGGGTAtagtgaatggcagtgaagccaGACCCCACTCCAGACCTTACATGGTTTCTCTTCAGACATATGGGCACCATATCTGTGGTGGATTCCTCATTTCTGATCAGTTTGTCCTGACTGCCGCACATTGCTGGAACGG ATATGATATTCTGATGGTTGTTGTTGGTGCTCATGACTTAAGGGACAGCAAGAGTTCAGATCACATCAGAGTGAAGTCCTACATCCCTCATCCAAACTATAAATCCAATCCTTATCGAATTGATGCTGACATCATGCTTTTGAAG ctagagaaaaaagtcaatctAAACAACAAGGTTGGAGTGATACCATTACCAAATGAAGGAAAAGACGTCAAACCAGAGGCTGCCTGTAGTGTCACCGGCTGGGGAAGACTGATgactgatggctca GGGGATTCAGGAGGTCCTTTGGTTTGTGGAAACACTGCTGTTGGTATCACATCTTTCGGTCAACCTGGTCAATGTAATTCACCTGAGCGTCCTAATGTGTATACTAAGATTTCAGCATATATTCAATGGATCCGTACAGTAATTGGAAATGTATAA
- the LOC125262556 gene encoding chymase-like isoform X1 encodes MTIIISLLLLASLLPHLTFTAHVNVGIVNGSEARPHSRPYMVSLQTYGHHICGGFLISDQFVLTAAHCWNGYDILMVVVGAHDLRDSKSSDHIRVKSYIPHPNYKSNPYRIDADIMLLKLEKKVNLNNKVGVIPLPNEGKDVKPEAACSVTGWGRLMTDGSVSNVLMEAKVSVINNTECRNRWGPSFSVSQMICVYGRGGTCFGDSGGPLVCGNTAVGITSFGQPGQCNSPERPNVYTKISAYIQWIRTVIGNV; translated from the exons ATGACCATCATCATCTCTCTGCTCCTGTTGGCCTCTCTGCTGCCACACCTGACCTTCACTG CTCATGTGAATGTGGGTAtagtgaatggcagtgaagccaGACCCCACTCCAGACCTTACATGGTTTCTCTTCAGACATATGGGCACCATATCTGTGGTGGATTCCTCATTTCTGATCAGTTTGTCCTGACTGCCGCACATTGCTGGAACGG ATATGATATTCTGATGGTTGTTGTTGGTGCTCATGACTTAAGGGACAGCAAGAGTTCAGATCACATCAGAGTGAAGTCCTACATCCCTCATCCAAACTATAAATCCAATCCTTATCGAATTGATGCTGACATCATGCTTTTGAAG ctagagaaaaaagtcaatctAAACAACAAGGTTGGAGTGATACCATTACCAAATGAAGGAAAAGACGTCAAACCAGAGGCTGCCTGTAGTGTCACCGGCTGGGGAAGACTGATgactgatggctcagtgagcaATGTTCTAATGGAGGCAAAAGTGTCTGTAATTAATAACACAGAATGTAGAAATAGATGGGGACCATCATTCTCAGTCTCACAGATGATCTGTGTATATGGACGTGGTGGAACCTGCTTT GGGGATTCAGGAGGTCCTTTGGTTTGTGGAAACACTGCTGTTGGTATCACATCTTTCGGTCAACCTGGTCAATGTAATTCACCTGAGCGTCCTAATGTGTATACTAAGATTTCAGCATATATTCAATGGATCCGTACAGTAATTGGAAATGTATAA